GCGACGACGCCCAACGTCACCCACGCGGCGCTCTACCTGGCGGGCGTCTTCGTCGGCGTCAGCGGCGTCTACCTGCTGCTGCAGGCCAACTTCCTGGCGGCGGTGCAGATCATCATCTACGCCGGCGCCATCCTGACGGTCACCATCTTCGCCATCATGCTCTCCGACATGCCGGCCATCAGCGGGCGACTCCGCCCCAACCTCTTCGCCCGGCTCACCTCGCGCGCCTGGGGCCTGCTGCCGCTTCTGGTGGGCGCCCTCTTCGCGGCGCTCATCCTCT
This genomic window from Bacillota bacterium contains:
- a CDS encoding NADH-quinone oxidoreductase subunit J, with amino-acid sequence MNWQLLAFLVLAVATLYAAWKVATTPNVTHAALYLAGVFVGVSGVYLLLQANFLAAVQIIIYAGAILTVTIFAIMLSDMPAISGRLRPNLFARLTSRAWGLLPLLVGALFAALILWAYAGGWAGLAGAQATAAAPGVAALGRELFAVYMVPFEVASVLLLAAMIGAIALTGRKEDRP